From Pseudomonas hormoni:
CTGGGTAAAGCCTTGGGTGTACGGGTGATTGCCGCCACGAAGACGGCCGAAGAGCGTGAATACCTGCTGTCACTGGGTGCAGAGAAGGTCATCGTCACCGAGGAAGAAGATCTGCTCATGCGGATCAACAAAATTACCGATAACCGCGGTGTCGATGTGGTGTTCGATGGCCTGGGTGGCCCACAGATGTCGCTGCTCGGCGATGTGCTGGCCCCGCGCGGCAGCCTGGTGCTGTACGGCCTGCAAGGCGGCAACCAGACGCCGTTCCCGGCCTGTGCAGCGTTCCAGAAGAACATTCAGTTCTTTGTGCACTGCATCGGCAACTTCACCGGCAAGCCGGAACTGGGCATCATTCAGGACCAGGTCGCACTGCAACGTGCCTTGCGCGACATCAACCAGATGACAGCCGATCGCGTTCTGCTGCCGCTCAAGACTCGGGTCTTTCCGTTTTCCGAGTTTGTCGAAGCACACCGCTACATGGACGAATGCCCATGCCGCGAACGGGTTGCCCTGCAGGTCGAGCCTGCGTAACACCCTCTGAAAAAGTCCGTGCCTGCACGGACTTTTTTTTGCCCTCTGAAAACATCAGGCGCCCCTGCCGATGGGGTCAGTTCAGCAACTGAACTGGTTTTTGCTCTCGATCTGTATCTTCTAATCGCCATTTAAGCCCTGATAATTGAATGATT
This genomic window contains:
- a CDS encoding zinc-dependent alcohol dehydrogenase family protein → MSRTIRFHKFGPAEVLKCEEHAAALPAPGEVQVRVEAIGISWYDILWRQNLASSHARLPSGLGHEMSGVVTAVGEGVDDLAVGDKVASFPAESPNDYPVYGEQIVLPRSALTRYPDVLSPIEAAVHYTPLLIAYFAYADLARVKPGQFALVTDASHCAGPSFVQLGKALGVRVIAATKTAEEREYLLSLGAEKVIVTEEEDLLMRINKITDNRGVDVVFDGLGGPQMSLLGDVLAPRGSLVLYGLQGGNQTPFPACAAFQKNIQFFVHCIGNFTGKPELGIIQDQVALQRALRDINQMTADRVLLPLKTRVFPFSEFVEAHRYMDECPCRERVALQVEPA